ATTCCATTGATTTTGGATTTTTTTTAAATTATACTTTTTACTTTTTAATTTTGAGGCCTCAAAAATAGCCTCTAATTGCTTATAGCTTTTTTCAAGATCATCGTTAATGATTAAAAAATCATATTGATCCAAATAAGCCATTTCTTCACTAGCATTTTCCAATCTTTTGCTAATATCTTCTATTTTATCAGTATTTCGCTTAAGCAATCTTTTTTCAAGCTCATTTTTGTTTTTAGTTGTGATAAAAACAGAAGTGATATATTCAGGCATTTTTTCTTTAGCTATACAAAAACCTTGTACATCTATATCAAAAATAACACTTTTACCTTCTTTTAATGCTTTTTCTACGGGTACTAAAGAAGTCCCGTAATAATTTTTATGCACCAAGGCCCATTCTAAAAATTCACCCTTTTCTATACCCTTTTTAAATTCATCTTCACTAACAAAAAAATAATCCTCTCCATTTTTTTCATTAGCTCTTGGAGATCTAGTTGTACTTGATATAGAAAAATAAATATTGTCTTTTTCCTTAAAAAGCCTTTGAAGCAAAGTGCTTTTACCTGCACCACTTGGACCTGAAATTACTAAAATTTGACCACTCAATGTTTATTACTCTCATCAAAACTTATGTTAATGTTTATATTCATTTTCATACCTTTTAAGGCTGCCTTTAAAGTATCATCTGTAATACTTGATGTGATAGTTTGTGCTATACTTTTGCTTAATTCATTTACCATCTCATCCTCTTGATTGGTTTGTGTTTCATCAATCGCATATTCATCTTTTTCTATAAGGCTTATTGTATTTTTTTCCTCATTTACAATTTCCTCACCTAAAGCTAGTTTAATATCATTTTCATTTAAATTTGCAAATTCATCTTTATCATCTTCTAAAACTGCGCTCATATTTTCCTCTATATTTTCCTCTATATTTTCCTCTATATTTTCCTCTATATTTTCCTCTATATTTTCCTCTATATTTTCCTCTATATTTTCCTCTATATTTTCCTCTATATTTTCCTCTATATTTTCCTCTATATTTTCCTCTATATTTTCCTCACCTAAAATACTTTCATCAAAATCTAATTCTTCATTATTATCTTCACCTTCTATATTTAGCTCTTGTTCTAAATTTTCATCTGTGTTACTAAATTCCTCATCAAGTTCATCAATAGCCGCAAGTTCTTCTTTTATTTTATCTTGGGTGCTTAACTCTTCATCCTCAAATTCCATTTTTTCGCTTTTATCTTCCATTGATAATTCTTCAACTTGAGGCTCATTTTCGATTTCAGCTTCTATTTTTTCATTATACTCACCTATAAATTGAGCATCTTGAGGTAAGTCGTCAAAATTTATTTCTTTTTCTGCAATTTCTTCTACCTTAGGAATTTCTTCTTCAAAATTTTCCATTGCCGCGGTATTTTCTTCTATATTTTCTTCTATATTTTTCTATATTTTCTTCTATATTTTCTTCTATATTTTCTTCTATATTTTCTTCTATATTTTCTTCTATATTTTCTTCTATATTTTCTTCTATATTTTCTTCTATATTTTCTTCTATATTTTCTTCTATATTTTCTTCTATATTTTCTTCTATATTTTCTTCTATATTTTCTTCTATATTTTCTTCTATATTTTCTTCTATATTTTCTTCTATATTTTCTTCTATATTTTCTTCTATATTTTCTTCTATATTTTCTTCTATATTTTCTTCTATATTTTCTTCTATATTTTCTTCTATATTTTCTTCTATATTTTCTTCTATATTTTCTTCTATATTTTCTTCTATATTTTCTTCTATATTAATACCTTCTAATAATTCATTTCCATCTAAAGGAGTATTATCCATAAGCAATTCATCTTCTTTTTCTTCATCAAAATTTAACAAATCTTCATTAAAATCTTCTTCTTTATTATCTTCTTCATCTGCAGTATCTGTATTTTGAGAAATTAAATTTTCTATAGCATTATCACCATTTAAAAGTTCAATGAAATCTGTAGGTAAAAATGGTTTATGCAAACACTCCAAACCCTCTTTGCCTTCTTGATTTCTTGGTAATAAATAAATCAATCTTTCACATTTTGTTTGTAAATTTTCTAAATCAACTTCCATTTCATGATCAACAATAATAATATCATAAAAACCTATTTCCTCATCCAAATTTGACATTTCGGTAAATTCATAACCTAATTTTTGCACACCCAAACTAACTAGTTTAGATACAGCAACATTAGAATTTATTAGCAAAACTTTCATATCTATCTCCAAAAAAAATAAACAATATCTTATTGTAAAACATTTTTAATTATTTATTGCTTATATATTGAAAAATAATAATTCCATATGTTCAAAACCTTTTATAATTAAACTTTTAAAATATTGCATCATAATAATCAAAATTGCTATTAAAACAGCAAATGATAAAAATATTTTTATAGGATAACCAACCACCAGAAGGTTAAATTGTGGCATAGTTTTCATTAACATTCCAAAAATCACATCCGACAATAAAGAAATGGCTAAAATTGGAAATGCCATAGAAAAACCTAACACAAAAATATTCACCATAGCTTTGTTTAAATATAACATTAAATTTTCATGAGGATAAAATCCACCTAAACTAATATATTCCAATGAATTCGATAAAAAAAGCAATACTAGATGATGTCCGTCAAAGGCCAAAAAAATTAATAATGCTAATAAATTAAGTACTTGGGAAATCACTGGGGAATTAACACCTGTACTAGGATCCATCACGCTAGCCATAGAAAATCCCATAGTAAATGAAATTTGTTCACCAGCCATTTGCAATATGGCAAAAATCATTTGTAAAATAAGTCCTGATATCATACCAAATATCACTTCACTTAGAAGGTATAAAATAAAAAAAGAATCAGGTGAATTTCCTTCAAGCTTTGCCAAAGGATATAAAAACATAGTTAAAAACAAAGCTAAGGTTGTTTTAACTACCAAAGGAATGCTATTATGCGAAAAAAAAGGAAAAAAAACAATCAAACCACTCATTCTTGCAAATAAAAGCATGAATATCACAACATTATTATCACCTAAATACTTAACAAATTCCATGATTACTTAAACAATAAACCTTATCACATTTTTTTGCAAGTTCTTGATCATGAGTGATAAAAACTAAAATTCCATTATTTTCTTTTACATATTCAATTAATATATCTATTACATTTAAAGCATTTTTATAATCTAAATTTCCAGTAGCCTCATCAGCAAATATTACCTTGGGTTTTTTACTTAAAACTCTTGCTATACTTATTCTTTGTTGCTGACCACCACTTAATTTGGTAATTTTTTGTTCCATTAAATCAGCAATACCAAGCTTTTCTAAAAGATTAAAATCCATACTTTGATTACTTAAGATACTAGCAAGTTCAATATTCTCAGAAGCTAAAAACCCTTTAAACAAATAATGCATTTGAAAAATAATACCAAAATCATTTCTTCTAATTTTTAATAAATCATCATCGTTTAAAGCATATAAATCTTGATTATTATAAAAAATTTTTCCATTTTGTGGTTTTAAAAGAGTGGATAATATATGCAAAAGAGTGGATTTCCCGCATCCACTGCTTCCTTGTATTGCTATACAATCTTTTGCATTAAAAATAAAATTTAAATTTTTAAAAAGCGGAATATCGAAACTATGTCCTAAATTTTCCGCTTTTAAAGTGATCATTATTTAACCAATTTGAGCAGCAACTTCTGCAGCAAAATCTTCAGTTTTCTTCTCCAAACCTTCGCCTACTTCAAAGCGTATAAATTCAACTATTTTAATAGTTCCATTAAGTTCTTTCTCTTTTTCGGCAATTACTTGTTCAATAGTTTTTTTATCGTCCATTACATAAAATTGCCCCATTAAAGTAAGTCTGCTATCAAGCTGAGAATTATCTGCTATAAAGCTATTTAATTTTCCTGGGATAATATTAGGCCAAATTTTTTCTGGTTTACCTTGTGCTTGAAGTTCAGCTTTAATAGCTTCTTCAGCTGCTTGAATTACTTCTTGAGTTAATTGTTTTCTACTTGCAAATTTTGGAATTTTATGCTCTGGTTTATTTGGGTCTTTTAATCTTCTTCTTTCTTCATTTTCTTTTTCTAGCTCAGCAACCAAAGCCTTGTATTCATTTTCCACAAATTCCATATCAAGATCTTCATATGATAAATAACTTGGTTTCATTGCAGCTATATGCATGCAAATATGTTTTAAAAATTCTCCACACTTACTAGCTGTAGCTTCGCTATCACAAGCTGCTGCTATAACAACACCCACACGGCCATTAGTATGAATGTAACCATTTACCACTCCATTAACTCCTGCTTTTAAAGTAGCAAATCTTCTCACAACTAAATTCTCACCAATGGTTGCAATTTGACTTTTTAAATACTCTTCAAATTTAACCCCATTAATCTCACTTGAGTGCAACTGCTCAACATTTTCAAGACTTTTAGCTTGAATATGAGCTGTTGTATCTTTTGTTAAAGCAATAAATTGTTCATTTTTAGCAACAAAATCAGTTTCTGAATTGATTTCACTAACAGTAGCGCATTTAAAATCATCACTTACTTTTACACTCACTAAGCCTTCAGCAGCTAAACGATCAGCTTTTTTATCAGCTTTGCCAAGGCCTTTTTCTCTTAAAAGTTGAACTGCTTTATCAAAATCACCATCTGTTTCTTTTAAAGCATTTTTGCAATCCATCATACCTGCGCCAGTACTCTCACGCAGTTCTTTTACCATTTGTGCAGTAATTTCAGCCATTATTCTTTATCTCCTTCAAAATCTTCTTCACTCATAGCTTCTTCTAAAACTTCTTTTTTCTCTTCTTCAGAAATTGGCTGCTCTTCACTTACTTCACCATCTTGTTCTCTTAAAGCTTTACCTTCGTTAATTGCTTCAGCCATTTCTTGACAGAAAAGTTGTACCGAGCGAATTGCATCATCATTTCCTGGAATTGGATAATCAACTAAATCAGGATCGCAATTTGTATCCAAAGGCGCAACTACAGGAATTTTTAATCTATTAGCTTCTTGCACTGCAATTTTTTCTTTAACAGTATCAATTACAAAAATCATATCAGGTTGTGTTTTCATATGTCTAATACCGCCAAGATATGCTAGTAATTTTTCTTTTTTTCTTGTAAGCATTAAAGCTTCTTTTTTTGTTAAAAGTTTAATGCTTCCATCTTCTTCCATTTTTTCTATAACTTCTAATTTTCTAATTGATTGGCGGATAGTTCCAAAATTTGTCATCATACCACCAAGCCATCTATGATTTACATAAGGCATACCACATTTTTCAGCATATTCTTTAATCGCTCCACCAGCTTGTTTTTTAGTTCCAACAAATAAAATCGTTTTACCTTCAGCTGCTGCATCACGAACGATATTATAAGTATATCTAAAATATCTAAGTGTTTTTTGTAAATCAATTACATAGATACCTTTTCTTTCTCCAAAAATAAATTTTTTCATTTTTGGATTCCATCTTCTTGTTTGGTGCCCAAAATGCACACCACATTCTAATAAATCTCTCATGCTAACCATGAAATTCTCCTTAAAATAAAATAATTAGGTTTATTCCTCCGCATTCTTTAACCCATAAGCAACCTAATAAGGAAATTAATGCGTGTGAAATGAAGCGATATTGTATCAAATTTTTTTTATATTTAGCTTATTATAGAAGAAATAACGCCAAAAAATATGGCGTTATTTTATAGATTAATGAAGTTTAGACCAAACCGATCTTTTCCAACCTATAGCAAAAATACTTAAAATTGCAAAGAAAATCATTATATAAATTCCAGTTTGTTCTCTTTCTTCTTTTTTGCTATCACCAACTTTTTCAAGATAATCAATAACTTGAGTTTGTGCTTTTTCATTTAAACCTACTCTTGGCATTGCAGTGCCATGAATTTTCTTTTGAGGTTCATTGATGAAAATTTCAAGATAATGCGCACCTTTAGAACGAATCATCATAGATAAATCAGGAGGAGTCATGCCAAGATAATTTTTCAAATCATTCATATTTGAACTTGAAACAAAATTATCATATTTTACATCATGGCATCTTCCACAAGCATTTTCAAAAGTGTGTTTATTTTTCATAAAATTAAATTCTTTTGTAATCAATGCTGCTTTTACTTGTTCTGATAATTCTTGATTTTTAGCATATTTTTCTTCTAAATCCGCTTTTAATTTTGTATCAAATTCTTTTTCGTAATCATTAGCTGTATTTTTAAAGAATGCAATCAAATCTGCTAAATCTTGACTATCTTGTACTTCATCACCACTTAAAGGATAAGCAGGCATTAAAAATGGATTTTCATCATTAAATTTATGTGAAATTTGCAAAGCCTTAACCGGATCAACAATCAATGCAGCTAAAAATTTCTCATCATAAATAGAACCTGCATCACTTAAATCAGGTGGTGTTACACCCAATGAAGAATCAGTGATAGTAGCAGGAATTCCAGCTGCTTTTACACCATGACAAGCTATACAATTTCCTTCAAAAAGTTCTTTTCCTTTTTGAGCATTACCTTTACTAAAATCTATTTTTGCTATTTTTTCCCATAGCTGTTTAGTAGCTTCTTCTTGGTTTTTAGCAAGCTCTAATGCTTTTTGTGCATTAGTTATGGCTTTTTCATTCCCTGAAGCATTAGCATCTAATAATGCTTTTTCTTTTAAAGCTACCTCAGCTTTGTTAAATTCCTCATCAGCTTTTGCAAAATCAAAATTAACTGGAGTTGAAGGAGGATTCATTACTGAATGTGCATAAGGTTCAACCCCCCAATACACCAAACCTGTGAAAAAGACAACTATAAAAAATATCTTTAATTCTCTCATTATTAGCCCCTTTTTCTTTCCATAATAGTAATAATTGGTAGCACTACTAATAATAATAGTAAAAATACCATAGATGCATAAAATCCTATCCAAGCATTAATACCTGTTGGAGGAAGCTTTCCATAAACTGTTAATACAATTAAATCTATCAATAATACCCAAAACCATATAAAAAACATTGGTCTTTCATGTGCTGGTTTTACTACATCACTTCTATCAAGCCAAGGAAGTAAAAAGAATATAACCTGTGCTATACCAAAGGCTGCAAGTCCTATATCAAAAGCTTTTATACTTCCAACATCAAAGAAAAATCCTCTCAATACTTCATAACTCCATAAAAAATACCACTCAGGATAAATATGAGGAGGAGTTTTTAAAGAATTTGCTGGATCAAAGTTAATTGGATCCATTGCAAAATTAAATTTAAAACATACCAAATAAAAGAAAAAAATCATAAATAAAGAAATATACATGAAATCTTTAGCTAAAAATCCTGGCCAAAAAGGAATCACTTTAGAGCCTTTTGTATCACCTGCTAAATATTTTTCTGCTTCTAAATCAAAATCAATTTCTTCTGAAATTTCATTATTTACATGAGGAATTCTTAAAGAATAAAAGTGAAAAGCTATGATAGCTAAAATCACAATTGGTAATAAACATACATGCAACATAAAAAATCTAGTTAAAGTTGGATCAGAAACCGCAAAATCCCCCCTTATCCAAATAACCAAAGCATCACCTATAAAAGGAATTCCACCAAAAAGTTGAGTAATAACTTGAGCAGCCCAAAAGCTCATTTGTCCCCATGGAAGCATATATCCACTAAATGCTTCTGCTGAAAATACAACAAATAAAAGCATACCACTAATCCAAATCATTTCACGACCCTTTTTATAAGAGCCATAATAAATCCCTGTTAGCATATGAATATATATGATTAAAAAGACAACTGAAGCAGCCACACCATGCATATGACGCCAAAGCCAACCATACTCAACCTCTTGCATGATAGTTTTATTAACACTATCAAAGGCTAAAGCCACATCTGGCTTATAATACATTACTAAAAATAAACCTGAAATAAATAAAATAGCAAAAAGAGTAGTCAAAATAACACCCATTGCCCATAAGAAGTTAATCTGTTTTGGTATCCAATATTGAGCCATTAAAACATTAAAAAGCTTATTTACAGCTAATCTTTGATCAAGCCAATCTATAATACCACTAGCTTTTTTAATTTGTGCCATATCAAGCCTCCGCAATCATTTTTTTATATTCTGGACCTTCTTCACCTAATACAAGTTTTGTTCCATCAATTCTAAAAGGAGGAATATCCAAAGGTCTTGGAGGAGGACCAAATACATTTTTACCGCTAGTGTCAAATTCACCACCATGACAGGCACACTTGAATAATTTTTCACTTGGAGCATAAGCTGGTATACAACCCAAATGCGTACAAAGTCCAATAACTACAGTATATGCAACATCACCAACAACAACATCTCTATTGCTATCTTTTGCCATATCCGCATCTTTTTTTAAGATAAATATAGGCTTTTTACGCCACTCAATAGTTCTTAATTCCCCTTCTTTCATACCAGAAAGATCTACAGTAGTAATACCTGCTGCTTTAACACTAGGGAGAGGATCCCATGTTTTTTTCATTGCAACTAATGAAAAAGCACCACCCACAGCAGCTACCGTTCCAAAGGCAAAGCCCATAAAGCTTCGTCTACTTTCAGATGTAGCCATTTTACTTCCTTTTGTTTGATTTATAATTGTAAAAGATAGTAGTTTATCGTAAAAATAATAAATTTTTTCTTTTACTAAAATATAGCTTTTTTAAAATATTTTATTAATGATTATAAACTACTTTTTCATCTTTATATAAATATGCAAAATATCCAAAGCAGCAGGAGTTATACCACTAATTTGCGAAGCAGCAAAAATAGTAGGCGGTTTAAATTTTTGTAATTTTTCCACTACTTCATTGCTTAAACCACTCACGCTTTTAAAATCAAAATTTTCAGGAATTTTTATTTCGCTTAAAGTTTTCATTTTTTCAATCTGAGCTTTTTGCATTGCTATATAATGATAATACTTTGCCTCATTTAAAATTTCATTTAAAGAATACTCATCCATATTTGCAAACATTGCATCTAATTTTTTTAATTTTTCTATATTAAAACTTGCTCTTGCAACAATTTTTTGCAAACTCACTATTGAAGTGATCTTTTCCTCTTCAATGCTTTGTAAAAATTCATTGTTTTGATTGCTTGGTGTCCATGTAGTTTGCAATAAAAACTCAAGCCCCTTATTTACATTTTGCTTAATATTGCTAATATAAGCGTAATCATCTTGGCTTAAAAGTTGAAATTTATAGCCATATTCACCAAGCCTTAAAATCGCATTTTCTTCTCTTAAAAGCAACCTATACTCAGCTCTTGAAGTAAACATTCTATAAGGCTCTTTTGTACCTTTAATCACTAAATCATCAATCAATACCCCTATATAAGCTTCATCACGCCTTAATACAAAGGGCTCTTTCTCGTCAATTGCTAAAACCGCATTAATCCCTGCCATAAATCCTTGTGCAGCTGCTTCTTCATAACCTGTTGTTCCATTAATTTGCCCAGCACAATATAAATTTTTAATTTTTTTTGTTTCTAAAGTGTGTTTAAGTTCTGTTGGATCGATATAATCATACTCTATAGCATAACCAAAACGCGTAATTTTAGCATTTTCAAAGCCTTTTATGCTTCTTAGCATTGCAATTTGCACTTCATAAGGCAAAGAAGTAGAAAATCCATTAATGTAGTATTCAGTTGCGTCTTTAGTTTGTGGCTCTATAAATAAATGATGGCTTTCTTTATCGCCAAAGCGGTTGATTTTATCTTCTATTGATGGACAATATCTTGGCCCTATACCTTCAATTTGCCCTGTAAAAAGTGGAGCACGATAAAAATTATTTTTTATAATTTCATGAGTGGTAAGATTTGTTCTTGCAATATAACAAGGAAGTTGATTGGGTTTAAAATTTTTAGTTTTAAAACTAAAAGCCTTAGGGTTTTCATCTCCATTTTGAAGTTCTAAAACACTAAAATCAATACTTTTAGCATCTACCCTTGGGCAAGTTCCTGTTTTTAATCTCCCTACTTTTAAGCCACTTTGCTTTAAAAAATCACCCAAATTTATAGAAGCAAGCTCACCTACCCTACCTGCTTGAAGCTTAGTTTGGCCTACATGGATAAGTCCATTTAAAAAAGTTCCTGTTGTAAGTATGATTTTTTTGGCAAAATATGTATTTTCTAAATTGGTTTTAACACCCTTAACTTCATCATTTTCTATAAGTAAAGATAAAACTTGCTCTTGAGAAATTTCTAAATTTTCAAGCTTTAAAAGCTTATTTCTAGCACAAATTCTATACATATCCATATCAATTTGTGCTCTACTTCCCCGCACTGCAACGCCTTTGCTTTCGTTTAAAATTCTAAATTGAATTCCAGCCTCATCGGTAATTTCTCCCATAAGTCCACCTATAGCATCTAACTCTTTTACTAAGTGTCCTTTTGCTAAACCTCCTATTGCAGGATTGCAACTTGCAGCAGCGATTTGTTCGATTAAGGTTGTTAAAAGTAAGGTTTTCTTACCCATTCTAGCAGCACTAGCACTAGCTTCAACGCCAGCATGCCCACCGCCTATTACGATTATATCATACATATTTCACCCTCATTTTTACTAAAAAAGGCAAAAATTATATAATATTTTTTAAAATAAAACACTAAAAATACTTTTTGAAATTTAAAAGTTTTAGATAAAATCTCATAAAAATTAAAGGTGTTAAATGTTTAATGGATTAATCCGCGAATTAGCCTTTGTTAAATCATATCAAAATAATACTTTAAGATTAAAAGCTACTTACAAGCCAAATTTGGGTGATAGCATAGCAGTAAATGGGGCTTGTTTGAGTGTTACAAAGCTTTTTGATGATGGTTTTAATCTTGAGCTTTCTTATGAAACAAGAACCCATATAGCTGTAGAAAATTTAAAAGACTTTGTTCATATTGAACCTGCATTAAAATATGGTGATAAAATAGATGGACACTTAATGCAAGGACATATTGATGGTATAGGAGAAATCACAAACATCGTAAAAAAAGAAAATGGAGTAGACTTTTATATCAAATGTCCTGAAAATTTACAAATTTTTATGGCAAATAAAGCAAGTGTAGCTATAGATGGTGTAAGTTTAACCATAAATGAAGTTTTAAATGATGGTATTCGCTTGACTATCATTCCTATAACTTTTAAAGAAACTTTATTTAAAACTTATACTATAAGAAGGCGTGTTAATATAGAAAGTGATCTTTTAGCAAGATACATACACAGACAACTAAATTATAAAAAAGAAATTTCATGGCAACAAGTAGACAAAATCATATCACTTTATTAGAAAATGATTTTATGAAAGCTTTTATTGCTTTTGGTTTTGATTATAATATTTTTAGAGCAAAAATTCACTCCAATGTCTTTCCTTGGGAAAAATCTATAAAAAAATGCATCTTTTTAAATCAAATTCATTCTAATATCATCACTCATTACAATAAAGACTTTCATTTTAATGCTGATGGGGTTATTAGCAGTGAGAAAAACACAGCTTTGTGTATTTTAAGTGCTGATTGCCTGCCTTTACTTTTATATGATAATAAAAACAAAACCATAGCAGCATTACATTCTGGAAGAAAAGGGTGTTTTGAAAATATCCTAAAAGAAGCTGTTTTAAAAATGCAAAAAAATTTCAACACTCAAACAAAAAATTTAAAACTTATCATCTCAGCAGGAATTGGTGCTAAAAACTATGAACTTAATGGAGAGCTTTTAACTTATAGTAAAAAACATTTTGCACCTTTTTTACATGAAAATAAATTAGATTTAAAAGCATTAGTTAAATTTCAAGCAAAAGAATTAGAAATTAAAGATATTTTTGATATTAATCTTTGTACTTTTGATGATGAGAGATTTTTTTCTTATAGAAAAAATCAAACCCCAAAACGCATTGTTAGTGCAATTTATTTAAAGGATTAAAATGTATGAAGTAAAAAATTTACTAGCTTTAAAAATTTTGCAAAAGGCCAAAGAATTTGGCGATAACGACTTAAGCAACGAAGCATTAGTTACTCAAATGTTAAATCATAATCTAAAAAACCTAAGTAAAAACGACACCAAAGAACTTAAAACATTTATTAATACACTAATCAACGCCAAAGAAAAAGCCAAAATGAGTAACAAATAAGACTAATTTTTCCAAGTTAAAATAAATTTAGTTCCTTTATTTAACTCGCTTTC
The genomic region above belongs to Campylobacter peloridis LMG 23910 and contains:
- a CDS encoding multi-copper polyphenol oxidoreductase laccase, with amino-acid sequence MATSRQNHITLLENDFMKAFIAFGFDYNIFRAKIHSNVFPWEKSIKKCIFLNQIHSNIITHYNKDFHFNADGVISSEKNTALCILSADCLPLLLYDNKNKTIAALHSGRKGCFENILKEAVLKMQKNFNTQTKNLKLIISAGIGAKNYELNGELLTYSKKHFAPFLHENKLDLKALVKFQAKELEIKDIFDINLCTFDDERFFSYRKNQTPKRIVSAIYLKD